One Haloarchaeobius amylolyticus genomic window, GGAATTTTTATCCCCGTGATGGGAGAAGGAGTACCATGGCCGACGACAGCGATGCACCCGAGGTCGAACTGGAGGCACGGCTGGCCGAACAGGATTCGTTCGAACCACCGGCCGCGTTCGTCGAGCAGGCGAACGTCTCGGACCCGGGGATCTACGACGAGTTCGAGGAGAACTGGCCCGAGTGCTGGGAGCGGGCGGCCGACCTCCTCGACTGGGAGCAGGAGTACACCGAGCTACTCGACGACAGCGACGCGCCCTTCTACGAGTGGTTCGGCGACGGCACGCTCAACGCCTCGTACAACTGCATCGACCGCCACATCGAGAACGGGCGGAAGAACCAGGCCGCCATCCGGTGGGAGGGCGAGCCGGGCGACACCCGGACCTACACCTACCAGGACCTCTACCGCGAGGTGAACGCCTTCGCGGCCGGCCTGCGCGAGCTGGGCGTCGGCGAGGACGACGTCGTCACACTCTACATGCCGATGATTCCGGAGCTGCCCATCGCCATGCTGGCGTGTGCCCGCATCGGCGCGCCGCACTCGGTCGTCTTCGCGGGCTTCTCCGCGGACGCGCTCGCGACCCGCATGAACGCGGCCGACTCGGAGTACCTCGTCACCTGCGACGGCTACTACCGCCGCGGCGACGCGCTCAACCACAAGGAGAAGGCCGACCGCGGGCTGCGGGGTGTCGACCACGACGTCGAGACCGTCGTCGTGGATCGCCTCGGCGACGACCTGAAGCACTTCCTCGGCACGCACCACCACGACTACGACGAGCTGGTCGACGCCCACGAGGGCGAGGAGGTCGAGCCGGTCGAGCGCAGCGCCGAGGACATGCTCTTTCTCATGTACACCTCGGGCACCACCGGCCAGCCCAAGGGCGTCAAGCACACGACGGGTGGCTACCTCGCCTACGCGGCCTGGACCAGTCACGCCGTCCTGGACGTGAAACCGGAGGACACGTACTGGTGTGCCGCGGACATCGGCTGGATCACCGGCCACAGCTACATCGTCTACGGCCCACTCGCGCTCGGGACGACCACGATGATGTACGAGGGGACGCCGGACTACCCCGACCGCGACCGGCTCTGGGAGCTGGTCGAGAAGTACCGCGTCGACCAGTTCTACACCGCGCCGACGGCCATCCGGGCGTTCATGAAGTGGGGCGCGGAGTACCCCGACCGACACGACCTCTCCAGCCTGCGTCTCCTCGGGACCGTCGGCGAACCCATCAACCCGCGGGCGTGGAAGTGGTACTACAAGCACATCGGCGACGAGTCCTGCCCCGTCGTGGACACGTGGTGGCAGACCGAGACCGGCGGGATGATGATAACCACCCTCCCCGGCGTCGGGGAGATGAAACCCGGCTCGGCGGGCCCGCCACTCCCCGGCGTCTCGGCCGACGTGGTCGACGCGGGCGGTGACCCGGTCGGAGCCGGCGAAGCGGGCTATCTCGTGGTGAACAAACCGTGGCCGGGGATGCTCCGCACCCTCTACCAGAACGACGACCGCTTCATCGACGAGTACTGGCGAGAGTACTCCGACCCCGACGCGGACGAGTGGGTGTACTTCCCGGAGGACGGCGCGAAGATCGACGAGGACGGCTACATCACGGTGCTGGGCCGCGTCGACGACGTCATCAACGTCTCCGGCCACCGCCTCGGCACGATGGAGATCGAGTCCGCCATCGTCGGCGTCCCCGGCGTCGCCGAGGCCGCGGTCGTCGGTGGCCACCACGACGTGAAGGGTGAGGCGGTGTACGCCTACGTCATCACCGAGGACGGCGTCGAGGGTGACGACGACCTCCGCCAGAAGATCGTCGACGGCGTCGACGAGGCTATCGGCCCCATCGCCAAGCCCGAGCGCGTCGTCTTCACGCCCGAGCTGCCGAAGACCCGCTCGGGCAAGATAATGCGGCGCTTGCTCGAGGACATCGCGAACGACGCGGAACTGGGCGACACTTCGACGCTCCGGAACCCCGAGGTCGTCGAGGACATCGCCGCGAAGGTCCGCGAGGACGAGGTCTAGCTCAGCCCTCGAACCACTCGTCGAGACACCGCTCGTTCTGGAAGAACAGCCGGTCCGTCTCGCCGGTCTCCTCGTCCTCGACCTCGACGAGGACGTGCCTGCTGGCGAGGTCGAGTTCCTCGCCGCAGTGTGCACACGGTTCCGTTCGATTCCTGCCCGGTCGCCAGTGGCTGTGGGGTGCGACGCGAACGACGGTCGCGCCGCCGGTCGGCGACGGACGACCGACGTACTCGGAGAGTGCCATACGGCGAGTTCCGCCCCGCCGCGTATAGAAGTTTACAAATTTTGATATATTGTGCCCACGTCCCGTAACGACCGGTCGATACCCGTCTCGACCGCTATTGAGGACTCCTTACTCAGAGATCTTCTCGTCGTCGTATCGCGAGACGAACGTGACGAGCAACAGCAAGAGACCGAGGCTGATGCCGACCATCGCCATCCCGTAGATGGCGAAGTTCAGCGGCGTGACGGCGAACTCGAACCCGGCGATGCTCGCGACGTCCACGTCGCGCCCCACGTCGACCGGCAGCAGGACGCCCACCGCGGCGCCGAAGACGCCCGAGAGCGCGACCACGACGGCGTAGACGGTGAGGACGACCCGGGTCCCGCGGAGTCGTCCGGAGATGAGATTGCTCACGTTCGGAGGTTGGCCCTCGCAACGATTAGCCTTTCCCTCTCGACTCCTAACGCCGCGATATGAGCGAAAAGGAACTCATCGGCCTCGTCCTCGGTGCTATCGTCCTCCTGATGTTCGTGACCGGGTTCGTCCTCGTTCTCAGCTAACGTTCTCTGGGCGGTTGGGTACCTGCTCTCTTGGAATCGACGGACAGAGAGACGCGTCTCTCGAACCGGAACGCAGTAGAAGAGAGAGAACGGTCGTTCGTTACTCGTCGTCGTCGACGACCTCGCCGCCGTCCGTGGCGACCTCCTGTTCCTCACCGCCGTCGGCGAGGGCCGTCTCCTGCTGGTCCGCGAACCAGTCCCACTCGTGGGACGGCAGCCCGTCCTCTTCGAGGTTCCACGGGTCGGGGCCGACGCGCGGGCCCTCGAGGTAGGACTGGACCATGTTCAGCAGCCAGATGACGGTCGCGACGGTCAGGATCGCCGCCCCGACGGTCGCGAGCTGGTGCATCAGCGTGATGAGGTCGATGGGGCCGACCGTGATGCCCGCGTAGCCGGCGTACCGGCGCGGCATCCCGGCGTAGCCCATCAGGATCATCGCGAAGAACGTCAGGTTGGTCCCGACCATCGTCAGCCAGAAGTGTGCCTTGGCCAGGGTGACTTGGTACATCCGGCCGGTGACGAGCGGGAACCAGTAGTAGACGCCCGCGAAGACCGCGAACGCGATGGCGCCCATGATGACGTAGTGGAAGTGCCCGACGACGTAGTAGGTGTCGTGGAGCAGCAGGTCGACGGGGACCGCGGCGAGGAAGACGCCGGTGACACCGCCGATGATGAAGTTCGAGATGAACCCGATGCAGAACAGCATCGGCGTCGTGAGCCGGAGCTTGCCGTTCCACATCGTGGTGATCCAGTTGAACGTCTTCACCGCACTCGGTATCGCGATGGCCAGCGAGACGGCCATGAACGAGGCGCGGATGCGCGGGTCGATACCGGACGCGAACATGTGGTGCGCCCAGACGCCGAAGCTCAGCACGCCGATAGCCAGCGTGGAGTAGACGACGAACTTGAACCCGAACAGTTTCCGGCCCGAGAAGCGGGGCAGCACGTAGCTGATGATGCCCATCGGGGGCAGCACGAGGATGTACACCTCGGGGTGGCCGAAGAACCAGAACAGGTGCTGGTACAGGATGGTGCCACCGCCGTCGACCGTGAAGAACGTCGTCGCGAGGTTCCGGTCGAGCAGCAGCATCACGAGTGCGCTGCCGAGCAGCGGGAACGAGAACAGGATGAGTGCGGACTGGGTCAGGATGGTCCACGAGAAGATGTCAAGCTTGTCCCAGCCGACGTCCTCGCCGCGCTCGGCGAAGATGGTCGCGATGAAGTTGATGGCACCCATGGTGGCCGAGACACCGGTCAGGTGCAGGCCGAGCAGCATGAGGTCGGTCCCGGCGTTGAGCTGGGCGATGGTCTGTGCGGCACCACCGGTCGCCGTCTGTGCGGTCGACTGCGGTGGGTACATCGTCCAGCTGATCATCGAGGGTGCGACGCTGTCCATGAACGGCGCGAGGAAGAACCCACCCCAGATGAGGATGGCGCCCGGCGGCAGCAGCCAGAACGCGATGGCGTTGATGCGCGGGAACGCCATGTCGTCCGCGCCGATGAGCAGCGGGATGAGGTAGTTCGAGAACGCCGCGAGGATGGGCGTCCCGAAGAGGAACAGCATCGTGATGCCGTGGCTCGTGAGCAGCGAGTTGTACAGGAGCTGGCCCTGTCCGACGCCAGCGGCGCCCGCGAGCGCGGAGGTGACGTCGACCTCCGCCGTGGCGAGTTCGGCCCGCATGAGGACGACGGCGAGGCCGCCCCACGCGAACGCGATGATCGCGTAGATGCCGTAGAGGATGCCGATGTCTTTGTGGTCGACGGTCGTGAACCACCGAATCAGTCCGCCGGGTTTCTCTTCGTGGCCGTAGCCTGTCTCACGACTGACGATGCCCGTGCCACCGCCGGCCAGCGGTGTGTACGTGCGCCAGTCCTCGAGGCGCGTTATGAAGAAGAACACGCCGAAGAGGACCGCCGCCATCAGGGCAGTCAGCAGTATCTGTCCGCTAAGGTCCATGTAGGGGGCT contains:
- a CDS encoding DUF7520 family protein; translated protein: MSNLISGRLRGTRVVLTVYAVVVALSGVFGAAVGVLLPVDVGRDVDVASIAGFEFAVTPLNFAIYGMAMVGISLGLLLLLVTFVSRYDDEKISE
- the acs gene encoding acetate--CoA ligase is translated as MADDSDAPEVELEARLAEQDSFEPPAAFVEQANVSDPGIYDEFEENWPECWERAADLLDWEQEYTELLDDSDAPFYEWFGDGTLNASYNCIDRHIENGRKNQAAIRWEGEPGDTRTYTYQDLYREVNAFAAGLRELGVGEDDVVTLYMPMIPELPIAMLACARIGAPHSVVFAGFSADALATRMNAADSEYLVTCDGYYRRGDALNHKEKADRGLRGVDHDVETVVVDRLGDDLKHFLGTHHHDYDELVDAHEGEEVEPVERSAEDMLFLMYTSGTTGQPKGVKHTTGGYLAYAAWTSHAVLDVKPEDTYWCAADIGWITGHSYIVYGPLALGTTTMMYEGTPDYPDRDRLWELVEKYRVDQFYTAPTAIRAFMKWGAEYPDRHDLSSLRLLGTVGEPINPRAWKWYYKHIGDESCPVVDTWWQTETGGMMITTLPGVGEMKPGSAGPPLPGVSADVVDAGGDPVGAGEAGYLVVNKPWPGMLRTLYQNDDRFIDEYWREYSDPDADEWVYFPEDGAKIDEDGYITVLGRVDDVINVSGHRLGTMEIESAIVGVPGVAEAAVVGGHHDVKGEAVYAYVITEDGVEGDDDLRQKIVDGVDEAIGPIAKPERVVFTPELPKTRSGKIMRRLLEDIANDAELGDTSTLRNPEVVEDIAAKVREDEV
- a CDS encoding cbb3-type cytochrome c oxidase subunit I: MDLSGQILLTALMAAVLFGVFFFITRLEDWRTYTPLAGGGTGIVSRETGYGHEEKPGGLIRWFTTVDHKDIGILYGIYAIIAFAWGGLAVVLMRAELATAEVDVTSALAGAAGVGQGQLLYNSLLTSHGITMLFLFGTPILAAFSNYLIPLLIGADDMAFPRINAIAFWLLPPGAILIWGGFFLAPFMDSVAPSMISWTMYPPQSTAQTATGGAAQTIAQLNAGTDLMLLGLHLTGVSATMGAINFIATIFAERGEDVGWDKLDIFSWTILTQSALILFSFPLLGSALVMLLLDRNLATTFFTVDGGGTILYQHLFWFFGHPEVYILVLPPMGIISYVLPRFSGRKLFGFKFVVYSTLAIGVLSFGVWAHHMFASGIDPRIRASFMAVSLAIAIPSAVKTFNWITTMWNGKLRLTTPMLFCIGFISNFIIGGVTGVFLAAVPVDLLLHDTYYVVGHFHYVIMGAIAFAVFAGVYYWFPLVTGRMYQVTLAKAHFWLTMVGTNLTFFAMILMGYAGMPRRYAGYAGITVGPIDLITLMHQLATVGAAILTVATVIWLLNMVQSYLEGPRVGPDPWNLEEDGLPSHEWDWFADQQETALADGGEEQEVATDGGEVVDDDE